One part of the [Synechococcus] sp. NIES-970 genome encodes these proteins:
- the hisG gene encoding ATP phosphoribosyltransferase, which translates to MLTIAIPKGGLLPEAIALLQQVGLDFSAFLDKKNRQLQITDPTGTARAMLVRTHDVPVYVEYGQAQLGFAGYDVLREKKPEVANLLDLKFGGCRLSVAVPQSSPYKNPRQLPPNCRVASKFVNCAKDYFRELDLPIEVIPLHGSVELGPITGMSEAIVDLVSTGNTLRENNLEEVEVLFQSTVRLIAHPTSYRANRYGLAQLAEKLEAIVENS; encoded by the coding sequence ATGTTGACCATTGCTATCCCTAAAGGTGGACTCCTCCCGGAGGCGATCGCCCTGCTCCAGCAGGTGGGCCTCGACTTTAGCGCCTTCCTCGACAAAAAAAATCGCCAACTACAAATCACCGATCCTACCGGCACAGCCCGGGCGATGTTGGTGCGCACCCACGATGTCCCCGTTTACGTGGAATATGGTCAGGCTCAATTGGGATTTGCGGGCTATGATGTCCTGCGGGAGAAAAAGCCTGAAGTGGCGAATTTACTCGATCTCAAATTTGGCGGCTGCCGCCTTTCCGTTGCCGTCCCCCAGAGCAGCCCCTACAAAAATCCCCGCCAACTGCCTCCCAACTGCCGCGTCGCTTCAAAGTTTGTCAATTGCGCTAAAGATTATTTTCGCGAATTGGATTTGCCTATTGAAGTGATTCCCCTCCATGGCTCCGTCGAACTCGGCCCGATCACGGGAATGTCTGAGGCGATCGTCGACCTCGTATCCACTGGGAATACCCTGCGAGAAAATAACCTAGAGGAAGTCGAGGTGCTCTTTCAAAGTACGGTGCGCCTCATTGCCCACCCCACCAGTTACCGTGCTAACCGCTACGGACTAGCCCAATTAGCCGAAAAACTGGAGGCGATCGTCGAAAATTCCTGA